TGCCCACGGGCTCGCTGACCGAGCGCGTCGACGCGGCCGTCCACTGGTTCCTCGGCTCGATCACGCCCGAGCGGGCGACGTACCTGACCGTCCGTGCGGCCGAGGGCGTGGGGGAGGACGCCGAGGTCCGCGCGATCCTCGACCAGGCGCAAACCCTGGCGGCGGGCCGGGTGCTGGAGATGGTCGGCGGTGACCCGCAGGACCTGGCTGCGCGGGCCGTGGTGCGCTCCTTCGGGGAGCTGGCGCGGGGCGCGATCAGGGAGTGGTCGAGGGAGGCGACGCTCAGCCGCGAGCAGGCCCACCTGCTGCTGCGCGAGGCGCTCCTGGCCATCGTGCGCCGCGTGCTTCCCGGTCTCTGAGCCCGGCGCCGCCGGCGGGCTTGGCGTCGTACATCGCGCGGTCGGCGGCCGCGAGCAGCGAGCGGGGCGTGCTGGTGCGCTCGGAGACGGCGGCGCCCACGCTGGCCGTGATCCGGTCGTACGGCGCGTCCGAGGCCTGGCCGTAGGGGAGCGCGACCCGCTTGCGGACCCGCTCGGCGCACAGCTCCAGCTCGGCCGGGTCGCCCAGCCCGGGGCAGAGCACGACGAACTCGTCGCCCCCGAGCCGGGCCACGGTGTCGCCGGGGCGGGCCACCTCGGTCAGCCGGCGGGCGATCTCGACCAGCAGCAGGTCGCCCTCGTCGTGGCCCCAGGCGTCGTTGACCAGCTTGAACCCGTCGAGGTCGAGGAGCAGCACGCCGACCGTCTCCGGCGGGTCGCGGCGCAGGAGCTCCTCGAGCCGCTGGTTGAGCAGTGTCCGGTTGGCCAGCCCGGTCAGCGGGTCGCGCAGGGCGAGGTCGCGCAGCTCGGCGATCAGCTCGTTGCGCGAGTCCCGGAACAGGGCCAGGGTCAGCACGGCGAGGGTGACGCTGCCGACCATGCCCTGGGCGAGCAGCGCCTGACGCTCCGGGGGCAGGTCCTGCAGCACCCCGTGGTCGAGGAGGGTGCCGGTCAGGATCGCCAGGCCGGCGCCCGCCGCGAAGAGCGTGCTGGTGGTGGTCGTGTAGCGCAGCGAGACCCACAGCGCCGGGAGCATCACGGCGAAGGCGGTCGGGTTCCCGGGGTTGACCCAGAACACCCGGACGAACACGAGGACCACCACGCTCGCGCAGGCGACGGTCTCGACGACGCGCGCGGTCGTGAAGTGCGGCCGGCGCCACTGGGCGTCGCGCAGGCGCAGGACGACCACCAGGCCGACGAGAGCGGTGACTCCGTTGCGGACGGCGAACAGGGCGAACGTCTCGAGGAGGTCGTGGTGGCCCTGCTGGGCGAAGAAGGCTGTCGCGAGCGCGGCTGCGCAGACCGTTCCCGCCGCCACGGCGGCCGTCACCCGGCCGAGGTCGGCGGGGTCGCGCAGGACCGCGGGGCGACCGCCGTACCCGAGGGCCGTGGCCGCGACCGCAGCCAGGACGAGGTTCACGCCGGTGAACCAGGCCGACAGGCCGACCGGCGCGCCGGTCGTCAGGTTGACGCCGAAGGTCAGTGCCGCGAGGCCGGACCAGTGGAGCGCCGCCTGCACGCGCGGGAGGTCGCGTGCATGCAGCCCCCACAGGACGGCGACCGCGGCCGCGGGCCACACGAGCGACACCTCGCTGCCGTCGACCCGGCTCGCCCGGCCGGCGAGGATGGCCAGGGCGTACGCCACCGCGAACCCGACCCCGGGCAGCACGGCCCGGAAGACGCGTCGTGCCACGGCTCGTGCTCCCCTCTCATCGACTGCGCTCACGGGGCACATCGGCAGGGGGTACGACGACCGAAGCAGTCTGGTGAGGCCCGTGCGACGAGAGGGACCGGGGTCCTCAGCACTCGATGACGTTGACGGCCAGGCCGCCGCGCGAGGTCTCCTTGTACTTGGTCTTCATGTCGCGACCCGTCTCCCGCATCGTCTTGAGCGCCTTGTCGAGGCTGACCTTGTGCGAGCCGGTGCCGTGGATGGCCAGCCGGGCCGCGTTGATCGCCTTCACCGAGGCGATCGCGTTGCGCTCGATGCACGGGATC
This genomic interval from Nocardioides kongjuensis contains the following:
- a CDS encoding diguanylate cyclase domain-containing protein; translated protein: MARRVFRAVLPGVGFAVAYALAILAGRASRVDGSEVSLVWPAAAVAVLWGLHARDLPRVQAALHWSGLAALTFGVNLTTGAPVGLSAWFTGVNLVLAAVAATALGYGGRPAVLRDPADLGRVTAAVAAGTVCAAALATAFFAQQGHHDLLETFALFAVRNGVTALVGLVVVLRLRDAQWRRPHFTTARVVETVACASVVVLVFVRVFWVNPGNPTAFAVMLPALWVSLRYTTTTSTLFAAGAGLAILTGTLLDHGVLQDLPPERQALLAQGMVGSVTLAVLTLALFRDSRNELIAELRDLALRDPLTGLANRTLLNQRLEELLRRDPPETVGVLLLDLDGFKLVNDAWGHDEGDLLLVEIARRLTEVARPGDTVARLGGDEFVVLCPGLGDPAELELCAERVRKRVALPYGQASDAPYDRITASVGAAVSERTSTPRSLLAAADRAMYDAKPAGGAGLRDREARGARWPGAPRAAAGGPARG
- a CDS encoding TetR/AcrR family transcriptional regulator encodes the protein MTETARRQRLAPDERREQILVAAERLFAAQSYAEVSTTRIAHEAGVARGLLNHYFGDKRTLYLEVVRRASLLPTLEDVPLPTGSLTERVDAAVHWFLGSITPERATYLTVRAAEGVGEDAEVRAILDQAQTLAAGRVLEMVGGDPQDLAARAVVRSFGELARGAIREWSREATLSREQAHLLLREALLAIVRRVLPGL